Proteins encoded by one window of Aptenodytes patagonicus chromosome 9, bAptPat1.pri.cur, whole genome shotgun sequence:
- the ZDHHC9 gene encoding palmitoyltransferase ZDHHC9, whose product MSVMVARKKVVRKWEKLPGRNTFCCDGRIMMARQKGIFYLTLFLILGTCALFFAFECRYLAVQLSPAIPVFAAVLFLFAMATLLRTSFSDPGVIPRALPDEAAFIEMEIEATNGTVPQGQRPPPRIKNFQINNQIVKLKYCYTCKIFRPPRASHCSICDNCVERFDHHCPWVGNCVGKRNYRYFYLFILSLSLLTIYIFTFNIVYVALKSLKIGFLNTLKETPGTVLEVLICFFTLWSVVGLTGFHTFLVALNQTTNEDIKGSWTGKNRVQNPYSHGNIVKNCCEVLCGPLPPSVLDRRGILQQEESTAQEESCPRGPSAQEPTAAQGPDGQAEESSAQQKDGSLPHLSAVPAPSLSNAEMPEEKQLTSGELPVPSQDAGQAEH is encoded by the exons ATGTCGGTGATGGTGGCGAGGAAGAAGGTGGTTCGGAAATGGGAGAAGCTGCCGGGCAGGAACACCTTCTGCTGCGACGGCCGCATCATGATGGCCCGGCAGAAGGGCATCTTCTACCTGACGCTCTTCCTCATCCTCGGCACCTGCGCCCTCTTCTTTGCCTTTGA GTGTCGGTACCTGGCAGTCCAGCTGTCCCCAGCCATCCCCGTGTTTGCAGCAGTTCTCTTCCTATTTGCCATGGCCACGCTCCTGCGGACGAGCTTCAGTGATCCTGGGGTGATCCCGAGAGCCCTGCCTGATGAGGCAGCCTTCATCGAGATGGAGATTG AGGCCACCAACGGGACCGTGCCGCAGGGTCAGCGCCCACCCCCGCGGATTAAAAACTTCCAGATCAACAACCAGATAGTGAAGCTGAAGTATTGCTACACATGTAAGATCTTCCGCCCGCCCCGTGCCTCTCACTGCAGCATCTGCGACAACTGTGTGG AGCGCTTCGACCATCACTGTCCCTGGGTGGGCAACTGCGTGGGGAAGAGGAACTACCGCTATTTCTACCTCTTCATCCTCTCGCTCTCACTCCTCACCATCTACATCTTCACCTTCAACATAGTCTACGTAGCACTGA AATCTCTGAAGATTGGGTTTCTGAACACATTGAAGGAAACCCCAGGGAC TGTACTGGAGGTGCTCATCTGTTTCTTCACCCTGTGGTCGGTGGTGGGGTTAACCGGGTTCCACACCTTTCTGGTGGCACTGAATCAGACAACCAACGAAGAC ATTAAGGGGTCCTGGACTGGGAAGAACCGTGTGCAGAATCCCTACAGCCATGGCAACATAGTGAAGAACTGCTGTGAGGTGCTCTGTGGGCCTCTGCCCCCCAG CGTCTTGGACAGACGGGGCATCTTGCAGCAAGAGGAGAGCACAGCTCAGGAGGAGTCGTGCCCACGGGGGCCCAGCGCTCAAGAGCCCACCGCCGCTCAGGGCCCCGatgggcaggcagaggagagcagcGCTCAGCAGAAGGATGGCAGCCTTCCTCACCTGAGTGCC GTCCCTGCGCCATCCCTGAGCAACGCTGAGATGCCAGAGGAGAAGCAGCTAACGTCTGGGGAGCTCCCGGTCCCATCCCAGGACGCTGGGCAAGCAGAGCACTAG
- the UTP14A gene encoding U3 small nucleolar RNA-associated protein 14 homolog A: MAEDWLGVETAVSAEEDEGQEDGERRHQQLLEAVSSLSGRKRRKLAERTEASVQVSEFNVSCKGAGEKLVLSELLQPIRPKSTLSSVKKELTRVKQKKAVELPLSKEEAKRVVREAAYVRTSKDVGKWQQVVLQNRRAEQLVFPLKQEIATVVPLEQVASAWKARTPLEQEIFGLLHKTQQPITDPLLTPEETASLQAMSLEEARQRRAELQKARVVQSYYEAKARREKKIKSKKYHRVLKKSKRRKALKEFELLHKSDPEAALARLEELEQLRMQERMSLKHQNKGKWARSRAIMAKYDLEARKAMQEQLAKNKELMQKVRVELPEEEPGDVPEEDLTSVTVPTIPAGASGANPWMLGKPSGPAEEPEVQEGLGDVAVPGAAESKEEMEEEEEEVSEEEALLQGFAQKRHARQQRAGSPEGHGADEMEAVSELPGDSPIHAVCAEEPASLGIEQPPQAQEEILLSEQLRRARTMEDVEALASEERVEEQEKPAAARAEERVRQQEEGRAGDRRAKKPPAKKIISLQAVLAGKCQEVQCPSLPVVVEEEEGGIDQRGVITEAFAGDDVVADFRREKRKAEQAGKPQPVNLVLPGWGEWGGTGLKPSAKKIKRFLLKPPPAPPRKDQHLPHVIVSEQRNIHAAAHQVSELPFPFERHQQFEQSIRTPVGPTWNTQRAFQKLTAPRVVTRAGHIIQPISAEDVPDVATAAGSGAKPALEIVPKGREQPFGRPRKRAR; this comes from the exons ATGGCGGAGGACTGGCTGGGCGTGGAGACGGCCGTGAGCGCTGAGGAGGATGAG GGGCAGGAGGACGGCGAGAGGCGgcaccagcagctcctggaggcGGTCAGCTCCCTCTCCGGACGGAAGCG GCGGAAGCTGGCAGAGCGTACGGAGGCGAGCGTGCAGGTGTCCGAGTTCAACGTCAGCTGCAAAG GTGCTGGGGAGAAGCTGGTCCTGTCCGAGCTCCTGCAGCCCATCCGTCCCAAATCCACCCTGAGCAGCGTGAAGAAAGAGCTGACCAGAGTGAAGCAGAAAAAGGCAGTGGAGCTGCCGCTCAGCAAAGAGGAGGCGAAGCGG GTTGTGAGGGAAGCTGCCTACGTCAGGACCTCTAAAGACGTGGGCAAATGGCAGCAGGTGGTTTTGCAGAACCGACGGGCAGAGCAGCTGGTTTTCCCTCTGAAGCAGGAGATTGCTACGGTTGTCCCCCTGGAGCAAGTGGCTTCAGCGTGGAAG GCCCGAACTCCCCTGGAGCAGGAGATCTTTGGACTGCTCCACAAAACGCAGCAGCCCATCACGGACCCGCTCCTGACGCCAGAGGAGACGGCCTCGCTGCAGGCaatgagcttggaggag GCCCGGCAGCGGCGGGCAGAGCTACAGAAGGCTCGGGTCGTGCAGTCCTACTACGAAGCCAAGGCTCGGCGAGAGAAGAAGATCAAGAGCAAGAA GTACCATCGCGtgctgaagaaaagcaagagacGCAAGGCCTTAAAGGAGTTTGAGCTGCTGCATAAGTCGGACCCTGAGGCCGCCTTGgcaaggctggaggagctggagcagctcagGATGCAG gAGCGGATGAGTCTTAAGCACCAGAACAAGGGAAAATGGGCCCGCTCCAGGGCCATTATGGCTAAGTACGACCTGGAg GCCCGCAAGGCCATGCAGGAGCAGCTGGCCAAGAACAAGGAGCTGATGCAGAAGGTGCGGGtggagctgcctgaggaggagcCAGGGGATGTGCCTGAGGAGGACCTCACGTCAGTGACCGTCCCCACCATCCCTGCGGGTGCCAGCGGAGCTAATCCCTGGATGCTGGGCAAGCCCAGCGGCCCAGCCGAGGAGCCTGAGGTGCAGGAGGGTCTTGGAGACGTTGCGGTGCCTGGTGCTGCGGAGAGcaaggaggagatggaggaggaggaggaggaggtgtcgGAGGAGGAAGCTCTGCTACAAGGCTTTGCGCAGAAACGGCACGCACGGCAGCAGCGGGCGGGGAGCCCTGAGGGACACG GTGCTGATGAGATGGAGGCAGTTTCTGAACTGCCGGGGGACAGCCCCATCCACGCCGTCTGCGCCGAGGAGCCAGCGAGCCTCGGGATCGAGCAGCCTCCCCAGGCCCAGGAGGAGATCCTGCTGTCGGAGCAGCTGCGCCGGGCACGGACGATGGAGGACGTCGAGGCTCTGGCCTCAGAGGAGCGtgtggaagagcaggagaagccAGCGGCCGCAAGAGCAGAGGAGCGAGTGcggcagcaggaggaaggcagagctggggaccgGCGTGCCAAGAAACCACCAGCCAAGAAGATCATTAGCCTGCAGGCTGTGCTGGCTGGGAAGTGCCAGGAGGTTCAGTGCCCCAGCCTACCTGTGGTCgtggaggaggag GAGGGTGGCATTGACCAAAGAGGGGTGATCACAGAGGCCTTTGCCGGGGACGATGTGGTCGCTGACTTCCGCCGGGAGAAGCGCAAGGCAGAGCAGGCCGGGAAGCCGCAGCCGGTGAACCTGGTGCTGCCGGGCTGGGGCGAGTGGGGAGGCACGGGACTGAAGCCCAGCGCCAAGAAAATAAAACG GTTCCTGCTCAAGCCGCCCCCGGCGCCTCCCAGGAAGGACCAGCACTTGCCCCACGTCATCGTGAGCGAGCAGCGCAACATCCACGCAGCAGCACATCAG GTCAGCGAGCTGCCCTTCCCCTTTGAGAGGCACCAGCAGTTTGAGCAGAGCATCCGGACGCCCGTGGGCCCCACGTGGAACACGCAGCGCGCCTTCCAGAAGCTGACCGCCCCCCGCGTCGTTACCCGAGCGGGCCACATCATCCAGCCCATCTCTGCCGAGGATGTCCCCGACGTGGCCACCGCAGCTGGCAGCGGAGCCAAGCCAGCGCTAGAAATTGTGCCCAAGGGGCGAGAGCAGCCCTTTGGCCGCCCGCGCAAGAGAGCGCGATAG